The Phyllopteryx taeniolatus isolate TA_2022b chromosome 7, UOR_Ptae_1.2, whole genome shotgun sequence genome has a segment encoding these proteins:
- the uox gene encoding uricase isoform X2 — protein MATAFAQNVEFVRTGYGKNTVKVLCIRRQGGHHDIIEIKADVQLTLKSRKDYLTGDNSDIIPTDTIKNTVHALAKLKGVKTIEQFSLDICRHFLTSFNHVLRAKVHMEEVPWRRLEKNGVEHAHAFIYSPETCRFCDVEQHLNGIPVVHGGLKDMKVLKTTQSGFWGFLRDRFTTLQEAMDRCFCTTVYARWRYNKVQDVNFDAAWKSVKDTITEKFAGPFDHGEFSPSVQKTLYDAQVLVLSRAPEVDEIEIIMPNNHYFTIDMTKMGIENKGEVLLPLDNPSGIITGTVRRKQARL, from the exons ATGGCAACTGCTTTTGCTCAG AATGTCGAATTTGTGCGGACGGGCTACGGCAAGAACACAGTGAAGGTTCTGTGCATCAGGAGACAGGGGGGACACCATGACATCATCGAGATCAAGGCAGACGTGCAACTCACTCTCAAGTCCCGCAAGGATTATCTCACCGGAGACAACTCGGACATCATCCCTACTGACACTATCAAGAACACTGTCCATGCTTTGGCTAAACTCAAGGGG GTAAAGACCATTGAGCAGTTTTCTTTGGATATTTGTCGCCATTTCCTGACCTCTTTCAACCATGTGCTGAGGGCCAAGGTTCACATGGAGGAGGTGCCGTGGAGAAGGCTGGAAAAG AATGGGGTCGAACATGCCCATGCCTTCATATATAGCCCGGAAACCTGTCGCTTCTGTGATGTCGAACAACATCTTAATG GCATCCCAGTGGTCCACGGTGGACTCAAGGACATGAAGGTGTTGAAAACCACTCAGTCTGGTTTTTGGGGTTTCCTCAGAGACCGCTTTACCACGTTGCAAGAGGCCATGGACAGGTGTTTCTGTACCACTGTCTATGCCAGGTGGCGCTACAACAAGGTTCAAGATGTCAACTTTGATGCTGCATG GAAATCTGTCAAAGATACGATCACTGAGAAGTTTGCAGGCCCATTTGATCATGGAGAGTTCTCGCCCTCTGTGCAGAAGACTCTTTATGACGCACAAGTCCTAGTTCTCTCTCGGGCTCCTGAG GTGGATGAAATAGAGATCATCATGCCCAACAACCACTACTTCACCATCGACATGACAAAAATGGGCATTGAGAACAAGGGCGAA GTTCTTCTTCCCCTCGACAACCCCTCAGGAATCATCACAGGAACTGTGCGCAGGAAGCAAGCCAGACTGTGA
- the uox gene encoding uricase isoform X1 encodes MATAFAQNVEFVRTGYGKNTVKVLCIRRQGGHHDIIEIKADVQLTLKSRKDYLTGDNSDIIPTDTIKNTVHALAKLKGVKTIEQFSLDICRHFLTSFNHVLRAKVHMEEVPWRRLEKIVGSSTPATLVRISGSDNGWMDGTPHTHSLTVQHSGIPVVHGGLKDMKVLKTTQSGFWGFLRDRFTTLQEAMDRCFCTTVYARWRYNKVQDVNFDAAWKSVKDTITEKFAGPFDHGEFSPSVQKTLYDAQVLVLSRAPEVDEIEIIMPNNHYFTIDMTKMGIENKGEVLLPLDNPSGIITGTVRRKQARL; translated from the exons ATGGCAACTGCTTTTGCTCAG AATGTCGAATTTGTGCGGACGGGCTACGGCAAGAACACAGTGAAGGTTCTGTGCATCAGGAGACAGGGGGGACACCATGACATCATCGAGATCAAGGCAGACGTGCAACTCACTCTCAAGTCCCGCAAGGATTATCTCACCGGAGACAACTCGGACATCATCCCTACTGACACTATCAAGAACACTGTCCATGCTTTGGCTAAACTCAAGGGG GTAAAGACCATTGAGCAGTTTTCTTTGGATATTTGTCGCCATTTCCTGACCTCTTTCAACCATGTGCTGAGGGCCAAGGTTCACATGGAGGAGGTGCCGTGGAGAAGGCTGGAAAAG AttgtaggctccagcactcctgcgacccttgtgaggataagcggctcagataatggatggatggatggcacccCGCACACTCACTCTCTTACTGTCCAACACTCAGGCATCCCAGTGGTCCACGGTGGACTCAAGGACATGAAGGTGTTGAAAACCACTCAGTCTGGTTTTTGGGGTTTCCTCAGAGACCGCTTTACCACGTTGCAAGAGGCCATGGACAGGTGTTTCTGTACCACTGTCTATGCCAGGTGGCGCTACAACAAGGTTCAAGATGTCAACTTTGATGCTGCATG GAAATCTGTCAAAGATACGATCACTGAGAAGTTTGCAGGCCCATTTGATCATGGAGAGTTCTCGCCCTCTGTGCAGAAGACTCTTTATGACGCACAAGTCCTAGTTCTCTCTCGGGCTCCTGAG GTGGATGAAATAGAGATCATCATGCCCAACAACCACTACTTCACCATCGACATGACAAAAATGGGCATTGAGAACAAGGGCGAA GTTCTTCTTCCCCTCGACAACCCCTCAGGAATCATCACAGGAACTGTGCGCAGGAAGCAAGCCAGACTGTGA
- the dnase2b gene encoding deoxyribonuclease-2-beta, whose translation MATALSIFVLLALTVCDAAISCQNEAGEPVDWFIIYKLPTYKIGEVGSGVDYMYLDPSLGTWQLSKFMVNTSQGAIGNTLKQLYSKVIYKSNNSVYGLYNDAPPVLKYSKGYGHTKGVLLFDRSQGLWLSHSIPHFPSFPEFGYLYPSSGKVNGQTALCVSLRYDQFLNITQHLAYLFPRFYNCSVPSAFASKLPQLAQLCAGYRPEVPSDKRMDQLLSLQGEMFLNFAKSERFVDDIYTGWVAQVLDADLLVETWQRQGHDLPSNCSLPNHVMNIKTIRLPESVPFHSKYDHSKWCVSWLPQIQVTCLGDLNREVSQMWRGGGLLCSYNPLIYRAFRQVVDWYVGC comes from the exons ATGGCCACAGCATTaagtatttttgtacttttggcCCTCACTGTGTGTGATGCTGCTATTTCCTGTCAGAATGAAGCTGGCGAGCCTGTCGACTG GTTCATCATCTACAAGCTGCCGACATACAAGATTGGTGAGGTGGGTAGTGGGGTGGACTACATGTACCTGGACCCCTCCTTAGGGACCTGGCAACTTAGTAAATTCATGGTTAACACTAGTCAAGGAGCAATTGGAAACACCCTCAAACAGCTTTACAGTAAAGTCATTTACAAG TCAAACAACTCTGTTTATGGCCTTTACAATGATGCACCACCTGTCCTCAAATACAGCAAAGGATATGGACACACAAAAG GGGTACTACTATTTGACCGTTCCCAAGGCCTGTGGCTGTCCCACAGTATTCCCCATTTCCCCTCATTCCCAGAGTTTGGTTACCTCTACCCGTCCTCTGGCAAAGTCAATGGCCAGACAGCTTTGTGTGTGAGCCTCCGCTATGACCAATTCCTCAATATCA CACAACATCTGGCGTATCTTTTCCCGCGGTTCTACAACTGCTCCGTGCCCTCTGCATTTGCTTCCAAACTGCCTCAGCTGGCCCAGTTATGTGCTGGCTACAGGCCAGAAGTGCCTTCAGACAAAAGAATGGACCAGCTCTTGTCCCTGCAGGGAgagatgtttttaaattttgccAAATCTGAACGTTTTGTTGATG ACATTTACACTGGCTGGGTGGCTCAGGTCCTGGATGCAGACTTGCTGGTCGAGACCTGGCAGAGACAAGGCCACGACCTGCCTTCCAACTGCTCCCTGCCCAATCATGTCATGAACATCAAGACGATCCGGCTTCCCGAATCTGTCCCATTCCATTCTAAGTACGACCACTCAAAGTGGTGCGTGTCGTGGCTTCCTCAGATCCAGGTGACCTGCTTGGGGGACCTGAACAGGGAGGTATCCCAAATGTGGCGCGGTGGGGGGCTACTGTGCTCCTACAACCCTTTGATTTACAGGGCTTTCAGACAGGTGGTGGACTGGTACGTTGGATGCTGA